The following nucleotide sequence is from Paracrocinitomix mangrovi.
ATCGCTGATGACACATTATTTTCCTTTAATACCTCTTTGCCGTTTGTGTTATATATCTTAATTCTATTTATTGCTTTGTTAGTTTGGATAAATAATTTGTCTGTTGCCGGATTCGGATATAATTTAAATGTTGTTGAACTTTCATTTGCCAAATCTAAAGTTGTATTGTTTCCAGGTAGTTTAATTTGACTCGGGTACGTGCTGTTGTGATGTACTGAAATATTGGCAATATTACCACTACCGGCTTGATACATTGTTCCACCATCTTGCAGATTTACATTGAATCTTATCGCATGATTTCCGCCTACATAAATCTTAATTTTGTGTCCTGCTTTCCAGGTGTATTGTGTAAAAGGTAAATCAACCTGTACATTGTAAACCTCACCCGGCACCATAAATACTTCGCCACTTTGTGTGTAATCGTTGTTTCTAAAGCGCATTCGTTTAATACCATCTGTAATTAACATATTTTCTCCACCCGGATACTGATCAACTAATCTAACTGAGATGTCACAATCAGCTTGATCCGCACTTATCCATAGATCTAATTGAATTCGCCCGGTAATGGAAACATCCTGGTTTAAAGCTGCAGAAGTAAAAGTAACAATGTCTGTTCTGGCATCTAAACTTGATTGATCATAGGGTCCTTGATCTAAGAATTGAGAAAGTGTAGCACCTCCGATCGTAGGAGAAGGGTTTGAAGGATCAGAAATGAATGTACTTGAATCAATACCAGTTGAGGAAATTAATCCTCCATTTTGATCCAGGTATAAAATGTCGTAATTAGGTATGGCAATGTCATCTGCATTTGAAGTTAACCAGGTATCTGTTCCTCCCATATCAAAATAGGTAATCAAATCTGTGTTTTGCCAGTTATTAACCGAATCTAAAAGATAGTAGTTAAAGAAATCCCAGGCCATTGAATCTGACTTATAAGCGGCATTGGTATAAGTTAACTGTCCCTGATTAGGTGAACCAACATAAGCGGCTCCATCACCTCCATGTACCCAGGGACCCACCAACAACCACTGTTCATCCTGAACTGCAACATCCGCCATACTTCTGGCATCTTTGTAAAATGTCATCATCATGTCAATATTGTGATCATACCATCCACCAATTTGAAGTGTAGGAATTGAAATGTCATCAGCATACCAACTATTATTATCTGCAATGTCCCAGGCAAAACTGTCATAAACATTAGCCATAACAACTGTTGAAACTCCATAACCCAAAGCGTCCAATTGGTTTAATCTGGCTTCTTCTAAAACTCCTCCGTAGAAATATGATTCGTAAGATTGAGTGCCTGTAGCAACCATAGGTACGGCACAAGTATGATTTGGATGATGAGTAGTACATAATTGATATTGAACACCACCTAAGGCAGAAGGTCCCCAGGTTCCAATCCTATCTCCGTGCCATGTTTGGGCAACTATCCAATCACAAATATCATAGGCATCTTGTGCTCGGTCTACATTAGATAAATCTGCACCACTTGACCCGTAAAATCCGCGCCAATCTACAATTACCCATATGTATGCCTGATTATCCAGATTTGACCCTATTCCTAATGGCAATCCAAGCTGAAAACCATTTTTATTGTAAGGCGTTTGAACTAAAATCACTTCTCCGGTAGTTACAGTTGAAGGAATGTAAACATCCGCAGATAATGAGTCACCATCACTCATTGGAATCCAGATATCGTTCAAAGTAGGAGTGAGTTGGGCGTGAGTAGTTGAACCAAATACAAATAACAGTAGTAGCAAGTTTATAGTTTTCATAGATGAGATTTAAGTAACTCTATTGACGTAAGTTATACATTTCTAGTTGGACAGTTGTTAATTTTATGGTAATTGTGATTATTTGCTACAATTTGTGTTCAAAATCACCTTTACATAATTTTATATATTAGCTCTTGAATTTAAACCTGTACACATGAAACTTACCGCATTAACTTCATCTATTTTAGTAATCAATTTTGTACTTCTTACTTCTTGCGGAGCAAGTTCAGAGGATGATAATTCAGGAGAAGAAAAAGATTCAGTAAAGGTGGAACTGTCATTTGAGGAAGGTGGTGCCAAAACGGCTGAAGAGTTTTTTAAAGGAATAAATGCACAGGTTGAAGCAACTGATTTTTGGTTAAATAATGTGCAGGAATATGATTTACAAGATGTTTCTGAAGATTCAATTATCTCAGCTTTGGATACCTTGATTATCAATATTGATTCGGGGAGAAATACACTTGCAAAATATGAGAATGCTGAATGGGAAAAGCAAAGTGAATTCTATGAAATTACTATGAATTGGTACAATACTTTGTCTGAAATCACTAATGATTATTACTACAAGATGGCAGAACCAATGTCACGTCCGGATAATAGTTGGAACGCAGAAGAGCAAGCTTTTTATGATGAGTATGTATCCGCTTACAACAACTTTTTTGAAATTGACAAGCAATGGCTGATCATGAAAGATGACTTTGCTGCGGCCAACATATTCAAGGTTTCTTCAGAAGTTCCTGAATTACCCTAATTATTGTCCTCCCTGGCCACCACCGCCACCGGTTCTTTCTTCAACATCTTCCAAACTGGTTTTACGTTGACGTGCTTTTTTCACTTCTTTGTTACCAAAGTTGTAGATGACATTAACCGCTACTTTTCGGCTTTCCCATCCACCTGATCCATCAATATAAAGATCTCCGTATTGTAAATCTGCTCTCCAGTATGAAGTAAATAAGATGTCATTTCCGGCAAGTCTTACAGATAATCTGTCTTTGAAAAATTTCTTTTCTACGGCAATGTTTAAAGATCCCATACTACTAACCAGATAAGTTCCTCCCCATATTGATGGTGATGAATACCAGCCGGACAATTCAAATTTCCATCCTCCTTTTACTAAGAAAGTGTTAGATAAAAATACATTCGCAGTGGCTCTGTTAATAGGAACAAATTTTTCGTCTTTTGCAATGTAAGAGGTGTGGAATGCATTTAAATTGAAGAACAAACTCCACCATTTTTTAATTTGAAAAGGCAAACTAACACCTAAATTTATGGTTTGCTCATCTGCCACATTTTTAGTTGAAATGAAGTTTTGAGCGTATCCTAAAGTATCTGTTACCTGTGCAAAGTAATTTTGCACATAGCTATAGCTTAATGAAGTGTTAAATCTGTACTTGAAAGTATGTGATAATCTGGCATTATTAGCATAAGATGGCTTTAAAGTTGGATTTCCCTGACGATATGAAAGCTCATCTAATTGTGTTTGAAATGGATTCAAAGTTTGATAATTAGGTCTGGTAATTCTTCGACTGAAAGTCAATGACCAAATGTGTTTCATATTTGGTGTCCAGGTTAATCCTCCACTCGGAAATAACTGCGGATTATTTCTGTTAACTGTGTCGTTATAAGTTCCGGTGGCTGTAACTAAATCTCCTTTGGCAATGGTGTGTTCATATCTTAAACCTAACTGCATGCTGAGTTTTTTTCCCAATTTTCTGCTGTAATTTAGATATGCAGCACCAATTATTTCATCATAGAAAAAGTCATTTGATCTGTTCTCAATTAATGAGTCGCTGTTGTCTTCTACATAAAAGATGTCAAAATAATTTGCTGTTTTCACCATTGAAAATTTAGCTCCAAATCCTAATTTACCACCCCAGGCATTTTGTGAATAGTCAGCTTTACCTGAAAGTATGCTAATATTGGTTGGAGTTAACATTCTGTAATTACTTTCAGTAAGAATGTTTCCGGCTGTATCAGTGTAAATGTTTGGCTGATATGAATTGGCTTCTCTGTTGTAGATTCCGTAATCAACATCCACAGTTAGTTCATGACCTAAAGTATCAGCAAATCTGTAATTGATATTTCCAGTTGCTTGATAATTTCTTCCGCTTGTGATATTATTGGCATCTAAAAATTGGATTGGTGCAACTCCTGAAGGACCAATGTCTGTTGTTGCGACACTCTCTGATCCGGCATTGAAAAAATTTCCATTGGCCAAAACTCCAACAGTATGCTTATCATTCAAAAACCAGTCAAATCCAACTTTACCATTGTGCGAATTTAAAAGCGAAGTAATGTATGTTTCTGAATCATATTGAAAACCATTTTGAGTTCGGTCAAAAAATAAAAATGTTCTGTGTTTCCCTTGATTAGTACTGTACGTACCATAAAGGTTGGTTTTTTTTGTTCTATGGTTTAGATTGATTGAACCATTATATCTGTGATTAACACCATATTCATATCCACCTTGTATGGTTCCATTGGTTCCTAAGCGCTTATCTTTTTTTAGGATAATGTTTATGATTCCGGCATTTCCGGCAGCATCATATTTAGATGAGGGTTGGGTAATAATTTCAATATTGTCAATGTCAGATGCCTGAAGAGTTTTAAGAAAGTTCACCAAATCGTCTCCGGCTAAAACAGTAGCTTTGTTATCAATAAATACCATTACTCCTGATTTACCTTCTAACATGATATTATTGCTGTTGTCAATAATTACACCCGGAGCTTTTCGCAATAAATCAAATCCATTTTCTCCTGTAGCATTAATGGTTTTATCTACGTTGAAAACTGTTTTATCAGGATGAATTTCAATAACTGGACGTAGCTGAACAACCTCTACTGTTTGTAATTCAGTGTTAGTGGACATTTCAATTTCTCCAAGATCAACATTTGCATCAGACACTTTAAAACCTTCAGTTAAATGTCTTTTTAATCCAACCATTGAAACTTCAGCAAAGTACTCTCCATTTGGAATTCCTGTAATATTGAAAATCCCCACAGTATCTGCTAATCCTACCTTGGCTACAGATGAATCAGCTACAGATTTAATGTAAACAGTTGCAGAAGGCACAGATAAGCCATCTGATGACACATATCCCTTTACTTTGTATGTTTGACTGAACAAAGAAGTGCTTAATAAAAGGGTAAAAAGGAGTAGTAAGGTTTTCATATTGACACAATTGATCGATACAAATATCAGAAACAATCAAGATGATCACTTGAAAAACACATGAAAATCAAAATTGCAGGGTTCAATGTACTTTTGACTGTTTAAGTGGTAAGTTCCATCACTGTAATTTCCGGCATGATCCCAAGTCGACCGGCGTATCCTAAAAAGCCAA
It contains:
- a CDS encoding CocE/NonD family hydrolase, yielding MKTINLLLLLFVFGSTTHAQLTPTLNDIWIPMSDGDSLSADVYIPSTVTTGEVILVQTPYNKNGFQLGLPLGIGSNLDNQAYIWVIVDWRGFYGSSGADLSNVDRAQDAYDICDWIVAQTWHGDRIGTWGPSALGGVQYQLCTTHHPNHTCAVPMVATGTQSYESYFYGGVLEEARLNQLDALGYGVSTVVMANVYDSFAWDIADNNSWYADDISIPTLQIGGWYDHNIDMMMTFYKDARSMADVAVQDEQWLLVGPWVHGGDGAAYVGSPNQGQLTYTNAAYKSDSMAWDFFNYYLLDSVNNWQNTDLITYFDMGGTDTWLTSNADDIAIPNYDILYLDQNGGLISSTGIDSSTFISDPSNPSPTIGGATLSQFLDQGPYDQSSLDARTDIVTFTSAALNQDVSITGRIQLDLWISADQADCDISVRLVDQYPGGENMLITDGIKRMRFRNNDYTQSGEVFMVPGEVYNVQVDLPFTQYTWKAGHKIKIYVGGNHAIRFNVNLQDGGTMYQAGSGNIANISVHHNSTYPSQIKLPGNNTTLDLANESSTTFKLYPNPATDKLFIQTNKAINRIKIYNTNGKEVLKENNVSSAIIDIASFQSGMYFIQLTFADQTTLVDKFIVK
- a CDS encoding outer membrane beta-barrel family protein translates to MKTLLLLFTLLLSTSLFSQTYKVKGYVSSDGLSVPSATVYIKSVADSSVAKVGLADTVGIFNITGIPNGEYFAEVSMVGLKRHLTEGFKVSDANVDLGEIEMSTNTELQTVEVVQLRPVIEIHPDKTVFNVDKTINATGENGFDLLRKAPGVIIDNSNNIMLEGKSGVMVFIDNKATVLAGDDLVNFLKTLQASDIDNIEIITQPSSKYDAAGNAGIINIILKKDKRLGTNGTIQGGYEYGVNHRYNGSINLNHRTKKTNLYGTYSTNQGKHRTFLFFDRTQNGFQYDSETYITSLLNSHNGKVGFDWFLNDKHTVGVLANGNFFNAGSESVATTDIGPSGVAPIQFLDANNITSGRNYQATGNINYRFADTLGHELTVDVDYGIYNREANSYQPNIYTDTAGNILTESNYRMLTPTNISILSGKADYSQNAWGGKLGFGAKFSMVKTANYFDIFYVEDNSDSLIENRSNDFFYDEIIGAAYLNYSRKLGKKLSMQLGLRYEHTIAKGDLVTATGTYNDTVNRNNPQLFPSGGLTWTPNMKHIWSLTFSRRITRPNYQTLNPFQTQLDELSYRQGNPTLKPSYANNARLSHTFKYRFNTSLSYSYVQNYFAQVTDTLGYAQNFISTKNVADEQTINLGVSLPFQIKKWWSLFFNLNAFHTSYIAKDEKFVPINRATANVFLSNTFLVKGGWKFELSGWYSSPSIWGGTYLVSSMGSLNIAVEKKFFKDRLSVRLAGNDILFTSYWRADLQYGDLYIDGSGGWESRKVAVNVIYNFGNKEVKKARQRKTSLEDVEERTGGGGGQGGQ